Proteins encoded in a region of the Oxyura jamaicensis isolate SHBP4307 breed ruddy duck chromosome 17, BPBGC_Ojam_1.0, whole genome shotgun sequence genome:
- the GRIN1 gene encoding glutamate receptor ionotropic, NMDA 1 isoform X10 — protein sequence MYPVLQVYAILVSHPPAPNDHLTPTPVSYTAGFYRIPVIGLTTRMSIYSDKSIHLSFLRTVPPYSHQANVWFEMMRVFNWNHVILIVSDDHEGRAAQKKLETLLEERESKSKKRNYENLDQLSYDNKRGPKAEKVLQFDPGTKNVTSLLLEAKELEARVIILSASEDDAATVYRSAAMLNMTGSGYVWLVGEREISGNALRYAPDGVIGLQLINGKNESAHISDAVAVVAQAVHDLFEKENITDPPRGCVGNTNIWKTGPLFKRVLMSSKYSEGVTGRVEFNEDGDRKFANYSIMNLQNRKLVQVGIYNGSHVLTNDRKIIWPGGETEKPQGYQMSTKLKIVTIHQEPFVYVKPTQADGTCREEFTINGDPVKKVFCTGPNETIPGRPTVALCCYGFCIDLLIRLAGVMNFTYEVHLVADGKFGTQERVNNSNKKEWNGMMGELLSGQADMIVAPLTINNERAQYIEFSKPFKYQGLTILVKKEIPRSTLDSFMQPFQSTLWLLVGLSVHVVAVMLYLLDRFSPFGRFKVNSEEEEEDALTLSSAMWFSWGVLLNSGIGEGAPRSFSARILGMVWAGFAMIIVASYTANLAAFLVLDRPEERITGINDPRLRNPSDKFIYATVKQSSVDIYFRRQVELSTMYRHMEKHNYESAAEAIQAVRDNKLHAFIWDSAVLEFEASQKCDLVTTGELFFRSGFGIGMRKDSPWKQNVSLAILKSHENGFMEDLDKTWVRYQECDSRSNAPATLTFENMAGVFMLVAGGIVAGIFLIFIEIAYKRHKDARRKQMQLAFAAVNVWRKNLQQYHPTDITGQLNLSDPSVSTVV from the exons ATGTATCCTGTCCTGCAGGTCTATGCAATATTAGTTAGTCACCCTCCTGCTCCCAACGATCACCTAACACCAACACCCGTATCATACACAGCTGGCTTCTACAGGATCCCTGTCATTGGTCTGACAACACGCATGTCTATATATTCTGATAAG AGCATCCACCTGTCCTTTTTACGCACGGTCCCACCATACTCTCACCAGGCCAACGTCTGGTTTGAGATGATGAGAGTCTTCAACTGGAATCACGTCATTCTGATAGTCAGCGACGACCACGAAGGTCGTGCTGCACAAAAGAAGCTGGAGACCCTCTTGGAGGAGAGAGAGTCCAAG AGTAAAAAAAGGAACTATGAAAACCTCGACCAACTTTCCTATGACAACAAGCGAGGACCCAAG GCTGAGAAAGTGCTTCAGTTTGACCCTGGGACCAAAAATGTGACGTCATTGCTGCTGGAGGCTAAGGAGCTGGAGGCTCGTGTCATCATCCTCTCAGCCAG CGAGGATGATGCGGCAACGGTGTACAGATCAGCAGCCATGCTCAATATGACGGGCTCCGGCTACGTGTGGCTGGTGGGGGAACGGGAGATCTCGGGCAATGCCCTGCGCTACGCCCCTGATG GAGTCATCGGCTTGCAGCTCATCAATGGGAAGAACGAGTCAGCCCACATCAGCGATGCTGTCGCGGTGGTGGCCCAGGCTGTGCATGACCTGTTTGAAAAGGAGAACATCACCGACCCTCCGCGGGGCTGTGTGGGCAACACCAACATCTGGAAGACAGGGCCCCTTTTCAAGAG GGTGTTAATGTCCTCCAAGTACTCAGAGGGTGTCACCGGCCGGGTAGAATTCAatgaggatggggacaggaagTTTGCCAACTACAGCATCATGAACCTGCAGAACCGCAAACTGGTCCAGGTCGGGATTTACAACGGCAGCCAC GTCTTGACCAATGACCGGAAGATTATCTGGCCAGGGGGAGAAACTGAGAAACCTCAAGGCTATCAGATGTCGACCAAATTGAAG ATTGTGACGATCCACCAAGAGCCCTTTGTGTATGTGAAGCCCACGCAAGCAGATGGGACGTGCAGGGAAGAGTTCACCATCAATGGTGACCCTGTCAAAAAGGTCTTCTGCACGGGGCCCAATGAGACCATCCCAG GCCGCCCCACCGTGGCACTGTGTTGTTACGGCTTCTGCATTGACCTGCTCATCCGCCTGGCGGGGGTGATGAACTTCACCTACGAGGTTCACCTGGTGGCTGATGGTAAATTTGGTACCCAAGAGCGG GtgaacaacagcaacaagaagGAGTGGAACGGGATGATGGGCGAGCTGCTGAGCGGGCAGGCGGACATGATTGTGGCTCCCCTCACCATCAACAACGAGCGGGCACAGTACATCGAGTTCTCCAAGCCCTTCAAGTACCAGGGTCTGACCATCCTTGTGAAGAAG GAAATCCCCCGCAGCACGCTGGACTCATTCATGCAGCCCTTCCAGAGCACGCTTtggctgctggtggggctgtCTGTGCATGTGGTGGCGGTGATGTTGTACCTCTTAGACCGATTCAG cCCATTTGGCCGCTTCAAAGTGAacagtgaggaggaggaggaagatgccCTGACACTCTCCTCAGCCATGTGGTTCTCCTGGGGAGTCCTGCTGAACTCCGGCATCGGAGAAG GTGCTCCCCGGAGTTTCTCTGCCCGTATTCTTGGCATGGTGTGGGCTGGCTTTGCTATGATTATTGTGGCTTCCTACACTGCCAACCTGGCTGCCTTCCTGGTGTTGGACCGACCTGAGGAGAGAATTACAGGCATCAACGACCCCCGG CTGCGCAACCCCTCCGATAAATTCATTTATGCCACGGTGAAGCAGAGCTCAGTGGACATCTACTTCCGACGGCAGGTGGAGCTGAGCACCATGTACCGGCACATGGAGAAGCACAACTACGAGAGCGCTGCTGAAGCCATCCAGGCTGTGCGGGACAA CAAGCTCCATGCCTTCATCTGGGACTCGGCGGTCCTGGAGTTTGAAGCCTCCCAGAAGTGCGACCTGGTGACGACGGGGGAGCTTTTCTTCCGCTCCGGCTTTGGGATTGGGATGCGCAAGGACAGCCCGTGGAAGCAGAATGTCTCCCTGGCCATCCTCAA GTCCCATGAGAACGGCTTCATGGAGGATTTGGACAAGACTTGGGTGAGGTATCAGGAGTGTGATTCCCGTAGCAATGCCCCAGCAACACTCACCTTTGAAAATATGGCAG GTGTGTTTATGCTGGTGGCTGGAGGTATTGTTGCCgggatatttttaatattcatagaAATAGCTTACAAAAGGCATAAGGACGCGCGGAGGAAGCAGATGCAGCTGGCGTTTGCGGCCGTTAATGTGTGGAGGAAAAACCTGCAG
- the GRIN1 gene encoding glutamate receptor ionotropic, NMDA 1 isoform X9 — MYPVLQVYAILVSHPPAPNDHLTPTPVSYTAGFYRIPVIGLTTRMSIYSDKSIHLSFLRTVPPYSHQANVWFEMMRVFNWNHVILIVSDDHEGRAAQKKLETLLEERESKAEKVLQFDPGTKNVTSLLLEAKELEARVIILSASEDDAATVYRSAAMLNMTGSGYVWLVGEREISGNALRYAPDGVIGLQLINGKNESAHISDAVAVVAQAVHDLFEKENITDPPRGCVGNTNIWKTGPLFKRVLMSSKYSEGVTGRVEFNEDGDRKFANYSIMNLQNRKLVQVGIYNGSHVLTNDRKIIWPGGETEKPQGYQMSTKLKIVTIHQEPFVYVKPTQADGTCREEFTINGDPVKKVFCTGPNETIPGRPTVALCCYGFCIDLLIRLAGVMNFTYEVHLVADGKFGTQERVNNSNKKEWNGMMGELLSGQADMIVAPLTINNERAQYIEFSKPFKYQGLTILVKKEIPRSTLDSFMQPFQSTLWLLVGLSVHVVAVMLYLLDRFSPFGRFKVNSEEEEEDALTLSSAMWFSWGVLLNSGIGEGAPRSFSARILGMVWAGFAMIIVASYTANLAAFLVLDRPEERITGINDPRLRNPSDKFIYATVKQSSVDIYFRRQVELSTMYRHMEKHNYESAAEAIQAVRDNKLHAFIWDSAVLEFEASQKCDLVTTGELFFRSGFGIGMRKDSPWKQNVSLAILKSHENGFMEDLDKTWVRYQECDSRSNAPATLTFENMAGVFMLVAGGIVAGIFLIFIEIAYKRHKDARRKQMQLAFAAVNVWRKNLQDRKSGRAEPDPKKKATFRSITSTLASSFKRRRSSKDTQYHPTDITGQLNLSDPSVSTVV, encoded by the exons ATGTATCCTGTCCTGCAGGTCTATGCAATATTAGTTAGTCACCCTCCTGCTCCCAACGATCACCTAACACCAACACCCGTATCATACACAGCTGGCTTCTACAGGATCCCTGTCATTGGTCTGACAACACGCATGTCTATATATTCTGATAAG AGCATCCACCTGTCCTTTTTACGCACGGTCCCACCATACTCTCACCAGGCCAACGTCTGGTTTGAGATGATGAGAGTCTTCAACTGGAATCACGTCATTCTGATAGTCAGCGACGACCACGAAGGTCGTGCTGCACAAAAGAAGCTGGAGACCCTCTTGGAGGAGAGAGAGTCCAAG GCTGAGAAAGTGCTTCAGTTTGACCCTGGGACCAAAAATGTGACGTCATTGCTGCTGGAGGCTAAGGAGCTGGAGGCTCGTGTCATCATCCTCTCAGCCAG CGAGGATGATGCGGCAACGGTGTACAGATCAGCAGCCATGCTCAATATGACGGGCTCCGGCTACGTGTGGCTGGTGGGGGAACGGGAGATCTCGGGCAATGCCCTGCGCTACGCCCCTGATG GAGTCATCGGCTTGCAGCTCATCAATGGGAAGAACGAGTCAGCCCACATCAGCGATGCTGTCGCGGTGGTGGCCCAGGCTGTGCATGACCTGTTTGAAAAGGAGAACATCACCGACCCTCCGCGGGGCTGTGTGGGCAACACCAACATCTGGAAGACAGGGCCCCTTTTCAAGAG GGTGTTAATGTCCTCCAAGTACTCAGAGGGTGTCACCGGCCGGGTAGAATTCAatgaggatggggacaggaagTTTGCCAACTACAGCATCATGAACCTGCAGAACCGCAAACTGGTCCAGGTCGGGATTTACAACGGCAGCCAC GTCTTGACCAATGACCGGAAGATTATCTGGCCAGGGGGAGAAACTGAGAAACCTCAAGGCTATCAGATGTCGACCAAATTGAAG ATTGTGACGATCCACCAAGAGCCCTTTGTGTATGTGAAGCCCACGCAAGCAGATGGGACGTGCAGGGAAGAGTTCACCATCAATGGTGACCCTGTCAAAAAGGTCTTCTGCACGGGGCCCAATGAGACCATCCCAG GCCGCCCCACCGTGGCACTGTGTTGTTACGGCTTCTGCATTGACCTGCTCATCCGCCTGGCGGGGGTGATGAACTTCACCTACGAGGTTCACCTGGTGGCTGATGGTAAATTTGGTACCCAAGAGCGG GtgaacaacagcaacaagaagGAGTGGAACGGGATGATGGGCGAGCTGCTGAGCGGGCAGGCGGACATGATTGTGGCTCCCCTCACCATCAACAACGAGCGGGCACAGTACATCGAGTTCTCCAAGCCCTTCAAGTACCAGGGTCTGACCATCCTTGTGAAGAAG GAAATCCCCCGCAGCACGCTGGACTCATTCATGCAGCCCTTCCAGAGCACGCTTtggctgctggtggggctgtCTGTGCATGTGGTGGCGGTGATGTTGTACCTCTTAGACCGATTCAG cCCATTTGGCCGCTTCAAAGTGAacagtgaggaggaggaggaagatgccCTGACACTCTCCTCAGCCATGTGGTTCTCCTGGGGAGTCCTGCTGAACTCCGGCATCGGAGAAG GTGCTCCCCGGAGTTTCTCTGCCCGTATTCTTGGCATGGTGTGGGCTGGCTTTGCTATGATTATTGTGGCTTCCTACACTGCCAACCTGGCTGCCTTCCTGGTGTTGGACCGACCTGAGGAGAGAATTACAGGCATCAACGACCCCCGG CTGCGCAACCCCTCCGATAAATTCATTTATGCCACGGTGAAGCAGAGCTCAGTGGACATCTACTTCCGACGGCAGGTGGAGCTGAGCACCATGTACCGGCACATGGAGAAGCACAACTACGAGAGCGCTGCTGAAGCCATCCAGGCTGTGCGGGACAA CAAGCTCCATGCCTTCATCTGGGACTCGGCGGTCCTGGAGTTTGAAGCCTCCCAGAAGTGCGACCTGGTGACGACGGGGGAGCTTTTCTTCCGCTCCGGCTTTGGGATTGGGATGCGCAAGGACAGCCCGTGGAAGCAGAATGTCTCCCTGGCCATCCTCAA GTCCCATGAGAACGGCTTCATGGAGGATTTGGACAAGACTTGGGTGAGGTATCAGGAGTGTGATTCCCGTAGCAATGCCCCAGCAACACTCACCTTTGAAAATATGGCAG GTGTGTTTATGCTGGTGGCTGGAGGTATTGTTGCCgggatatttttaatattcatagaAATAGCTTACAAAAGGCATAAGGACGCGCGGAGGAAGCAGATGCAGCTGGCGTTTGCGGCCGTTAATGTGTGGAGGAAAAACCTGCAG
- the GRIN1 gene encoding glutamate receptor ionotropic, NMDA 1 isoform X12, with protein sequence MYPVLQVYAILVSHPPAPNDHLTPTPVSYTAGFYRIPVIGLTTRMSIYSDKSIHLSFLRTVPPYSHQANVWFEMMRVFNWNHVILIVSDDHEGRAAQKKLETLLEERESKAEKVLQFDPGTKNVTSLLLEAKELEARVIILSASEDDAATVYRSAAMLNMTGSGYVWLVGEREISGNALRYAPDGVIGLQLINGKNESAHISDAVAVVAQAVHDLFEKENITDPPRGCVGNTNIWKTGPLFKRVLMSSKYSEGVTGRVEFNEDGDRKFANYSIMNLQNRKLVQVGIYNGSHVLTNDRKIIWPGGETEKPQGYQMSTKLKIVTIHQEPFVYVKPTQADGTCREEFTINGDPVKKVFCTGPNETIPGRPTVALCCYGFCIDLLIRLAGVMNFTYEVHLVADGKFGTQERVNNSNKKEWNGMMGELLSGQADMIVAPLTINNERAQYIEFSKPFKYQGLTILVKKEIPRSTLDSFMQPFQSTLWLLVGLSVHVVAVMLYLLDRFSPFGRFKVNSEEEEEDALTLSSAMWFSWGVLLNSGIGEGAPRSFSARILGMVWAGFAMIIVASYTANLAAFLVLDRPEERITGINDPRLRNPSDKFIYATVKQSSVDIYFRRQVELSTMYRHMEKHNYESAAEAIQAVRDNKLHAFIWDSAVLEFEASQKCDLVTTGELFFRSGFGIGMRKDSPWKQNVSLAILKSHENGFMEDLDKTWVRYQECDSRSNAPATLTFENMAGVFMLVAGGIVAGIFLIFIEIAYKRHKDARRKQMQLAFAAVNVWRKNLQQYHPTDITGQLNLSDPSVSTVV encoded by the exons ATGTATCCTGTCCTGCAGGTCTATGCAATATTAGTTAGTCACCCTCCTGCTCCCAACGATCACCTAACACCAACACCCGTATCATACACAGCTGGCTTCTACAGGATCCCTGTCATTGGTCTGACAACACGCATGTCTATATATTCTGATAAG AGCATCCACCTGTCCTTTTTACGCACGGTCCCACCATACTCTCACCAGGCCAACGTCTGGTTTGAGATGATGAGAGTCTTCAACTGGAATCACGTCATTCTGATAGTCAGCGACGACCACGAAGGTCGTGCTGCACAAAAGAAGCTGGAGACCCTCTTGGAGGAGAGAGAGTCCAAG GCTGAGAAAGTGCTTCAGTTTGACCCTGGGACCAAAAATGTGACGTCATTGCTGCTGGAGGCTAAGGAGCTGGAGGCTCGTGTCATCATCCTCTCAGCCAG CGAGGATGATGCGGCAACGGTGTACAGATCAGCAGCCATGCTCAATATGACGGGCTCCGGCTACGTGTGGCTGGTGGGGGAACGGGAGATCTCGGGCAATGCCCTGCGCTACGCCCCTGATG GAGTCATCGGCTTGCAGCTCATCAATGGGAAGAACGAGTCAGCCCACATCAGCGATGCTGTCGCGGTGGTGGCCCAGGCTGTGCATGACCTGTTTGAAAAGGAGAACATCACCGACCCTCCGCGGGGCTGTGTGGGCAACACCAACATCTGGAAGACAGGGCCCCTTTTCAAGAG GGTGTTAATGTCCTCCAAGTACTCAGAGGGTGTCACCGGCCGGGTAGAATTCAatgaggatggggacaggaagTTTGCCAACTACAGCATCATGAACCTGCAGAACCGCAAACTGGTCCAGGTCGGGATTTACAACGGCAGCCAC GTCTTGACCAATGACCGGAAGATTATCTGGCCAGGGGGAGAAACTGAGAAACCTCAAGGCTATCAGATGTCGACCAAATTGAAG ATTGTGACGATCCACCAAGAGCCCTTTGTGTATGTGAAGCCCACGCAAGCAGATGGGACGTGCAGGGAAGAGTTCACCATCAATGGTGACCCTGTCAAAAAGGTCTTCTGCACGGGGCCCAATGAGACCATCCCAG GCCGCCCCACCGTGGCACTGTGTTGTTACGGCTTCTGCATTGACCTGCTCATCCGCCTGGCGGGGGTGATGAACTTCACCTACGAGGTTCACCTGGTGGCTGATGGTAAATTTGGTACCCAAGAGCGG GtgaacaacagcaacaagaagGAGTGGAACGGGATGATGGGCGAGCTGCTGAGCGGGCAGGCGGACATGATTGTGGCTCCCCTCACCATCAACAACGAGCGGGCACAGTACATCGAGTTCTCCAAGCCCTTCAAGTACCAGGGTCTGACCATCCTTGTGAAGAAG GAAATCCCCCGCAGCACGCTGGACTCATTCATGCAGCCCTTCCAGAGCACGCTTtggctgctggtggggctgtCTGTGCATGTGGTGGCGGTGATGTTGTACCTCTTAGACCGATTCAG cCCATTTGGCCGCTTCAAAGTGAacagtgaggaggaggaggaagatgccCTGACACTCTCCTCAGCCATGTGGTTCTCCTGGGGAGTCCTGCTGAACTCCGGCATCGGAGAAG GTGCTCCCCGGAGTTTCTCTGCCCGTATTCTTGGCATGGTGTGGGCTGGCTTTGCTATGATTATTGTGGCTTCCTACACTGCCAACCTGGCTGCCTTCCTGGTGTTGGACCGACCTGAGGAGAGAATTACAGGCATCAACGACCCCCGG CTGCGCAACCCCTCCGATAAATTCATTTATGCCACGGTGAAGCAGAGCTCAGTGGACATCTACTTCCGACGGCAGGTGGAGCTGAGCACCATGTACCGGCACATGGAGAAGCACAACTACGAGAGCGCTGCTGAAGCCATCCAGGCTGTGCGGGACAA CAAGCTCCATGCCTTCATCTGGGACTCGGCGGTCCTGGAGTTTGAAGCCTCCCAGAAGTGCGACCTGGTGACGACGGGGGAGCTTTTCTTCCGCTCCGGCTTTGGGATTGGGATGCGCAAGGACAGCCCGTGGAAGCAGAATGTCTCCCTGGCCATCCTCAA GTCCCATGAGAACGGCTTCATGGAGGATTTGGACAAGACTTGGGTGAGGTATCAGGAGTGTGATTCCCGTAGCAATGCCCCAGCAACACTCACCTTTGAAAATATGGCAG GTGTGTTTATGCTGGTGGCTGGAGGTATTGTTGCCgggatatttttaatattcatagaAATAGCTTACAAAAGGCATAAGGACGCGCGGAGGAAGCAGATGCAGCTGGCGTTTGCGGCCGTTAATGTGTGGAGGAAAAACCTGCAG
- the GRIN1 gene encoding glutamate receptor ionotropic, NMDA 1 isoform X8: MYPVLQVYAILVSHPPAPNDHLTPTPVSYTAGFYRIPVIGLTTRMSIYSDKSIHLSFLRTVPPYSHQANVWFEMMRVFNWNHVILIVSDDHEGRAAQKKLETLLEERESKSKKRNYENLDQLSYDNKRGPKAEKVLQFDPGTKNVTSLLLEAKELEARVIILSASEDDAATVYRSAAMLNMTGSGYVWLVGEREISGNALRYAPDGVIGLQLINGKNESAHISDAVAVVAQAVHDLFEKENITDPPRGCVGNTNIWKTGPLFKRVLMSSKYSEGVTGRVEFNEDGDRKFANYSIMNLQNRKLVQVGIYNGSHVLTNDRKIIWPGGETEKPQGYQMSTKLKIVTIHQEPFVYVKPTQADGTCREEFTINGDPVKKVFCTGPNETIPGRPTVALCCYGFCIDLLIRLAGVMNFTYEVHLVADGKFGTQERVNNSNKKEWNGMMGELLSGQADMIVAPLTINNERAQYIEFSKPFKYQGLTILVKKEIPRSTLDSFMQPFQSTLWLLVGLSVHVVAVMLYLLDRFSPFGRFKVNSEEEEEDALTLSSAMWFSWGVLLNSGIGEGAPRSFSARILGMVWAGFAMIIVASYTANLAAFLVLDRPEERITGINDPRLRNPSDKFIYATVKQSSVDIYFRRQVELSTMYRHMEKHNYESAAEAIQAVRDNKLHAFIWDSAVLEFEASQKCDLVTTGELFFRSGFGIGMRKDSPWKQNVSLAILKSHENGFMEDLDKTWVRYQECDSRSNAPATLTFENMAGVFMLVAGGIVAGIFLIFIEIAYKRHKDARRKQMQLAFAAVNVWRKNLQDRKSGRAEPDPKKKATFRSITSTLASSFKRRRSSKDTQYHPTDITGQLNLSDPSVSTVV; the protein is encoded by the exons ATGTATCCTGTCCTGCAGGTCTATGCAATATTAGTTAGTCACCCTCCTGCTCCCAACGATCACCTAACACCAACACCCGTATCATACACAGCTGGCTTCTACAGGATCCCTGTCATTGGTCTGACAACACGCATGTCTATATATTCTGATAAG AGCATCCACCTGTCCTTTTTACGCACGGTCCCACCATACTCTCACCAGGCCAACGTCTGGTTTGAGATGATGAGAGTCTTCAACTGGAATCACGTCATTCTGATAGTCAGCGACGACCACGAAGGTCGTGCTGCACAAAAGAAGCTGGAGACCCTCTTGGAGGAGAGAGAGTCCAAG AGTAAAAAAAGGAACTATGAAAACCTCGACCAACTTTCCTATGACAACAAGCGAGGACCCAAG GCTGAGAAAGTGCTTCAGTTTGACCCTGGGACCAAAAATGTGACGTCATTGCTGCTGGAGGCTAAGGAGCTGGAGGCTCGTGTCATCATCCTCTCAGCCAG CGAGGATGATGCGGCAACGGTGTACAGATCAGCAGCCATGCTCAATATGACGGGCTCCGGCTACGTGTGGCTGGTGGGGGAACGGGAGATCTCGGGCAATGCCCTGCGCTACGCCCCTGATG GAGTCATCGGCTTGCAGCTCATCAATGGGAAGAACGAGTCAGCCCACATCAGCGATGCTGTCGCGGTGGTGGCCCAGGCTGTGCATGACCTGTTTGAAAAGGAGAACATCACCGACCCTCCGCGGGGCTGTGTGGGCAACACCAACATCTGGAAGACAGGGCCCCTTTTCAAGAG GGTGTTAATGTCCTCCAAGTACTCAGAGGGTGTCACCGGCCGGGTAGAATTCAatgaggatggggacaggaagTTTGCCAACTACAGCATCATGAACCTGCAGAACCGCAAACTGGTCCAGGTCGGGATTTACAACGGCAGCCAC GTCTTGACCAATGACCGGAAGATTATCTGGCCAGGGGGAGAAACTGAGAAACCTCAAGGCTATCAGATGTCGACCAAATTGAAG ATTGTGACGATCCACCAAGAGCCCTTTGTGTATGTGAAGCCCACGCAAGCAGATGGGACGTGCAGGGAAGAGTTCACCATCAATGGTGACCCTGTCAAAAAGGTCTTCTGCACGGGGCCCAATGAGACCATCCCAG GCCGCCCCACCGTGGCACTGTGTTGTTACGGCTTCTGCATTGACCTGCTCATCCGCCTGGCGGGGGTGATGAACTTCACCTACGAGGTTCACCTGGTGGCTGATGGTAAATTTGGTACCCAAGAGCGG GtgaacaacagcaacaagaagGAGTGGAACGGGATGATGGGCGAGCTGCTGAGCGGGCAGGCGGACATGATTGTGGCTCCCCTCACCATCAACAACGAGCGGGCACAGTACATCGAGTTCTCCAAGCCCTTCAAGTACCAGGGTCTGACCATCCTTGTGAAGAAG GAAATCCCCCGCAGCACGCTGGACTCATTCATGCAGCCCTTCCAGAGCACGCTTtggctgctggtggggctgtCTGTGCATGTGGTGGCGGTGATGTTGTACCTCTTAGACCGATTCAG cCCATTTGGCCGCTTCAAAGTGAacagtgaggaggaggaggaagatgccCTGACACTCTCCTCAGCCATGTGGTTCTCCTGGGGAGTCCTGCTGAACTCCGGCATCGGAGAAG GTGCTCCCCGGAGTTTCTCTGCCCGTATTCTTGGCATGGTGTGGGCTGGCTTTGCTATGATTATTGTGGCTTCCTACACTGCCAACCTGGCTGCCTTCCTGGTGTTGGACCGACCTGAGGAGAGAATTACAGGCATCAACGACCCCCGG CTGCGCAACCCCTCCGATAAATTCATTTATGCCACGGTGAAGCAGAGCTCAGTGGACATCTACTTCCGACGGCAGGTGGAGCTGAGCACCATGTACCGGCACATGGAGAAGCACAACTACGAGAGCGCTGCTGAAGCCATCCAGGCTGTGCGGGACAA CAAGCTCCATGCCTTCATCTGGGACTCGGCGGTCCTGGAGTTTGAAGCCTCCCAGAAGTGCGACCTGGTGACGACGGGGGAGCTTTTCTTCCGCTCCGGCTTTGGGATTGGGATGCGCAAGGACAGCCCGTGGAAGCAGAATGTCTCCCTGGCCATCCTCAA GTCCCATGAGAACGGCTTCATGGAGGATTTGGACAAGACTTGGGTGAGGTATCAGGAGTGTGATTCCCGTAGCAATGCCCCAGCAACACTCACCTTTGAAAATATGGCAG GTGTGTTTATGCTGGTGGCTGGAGGTATTGTTGCCgggatatttttaatattcatagaAATAGCTTACAAAAGGCATAAGGACGCGCGGAGGAAGCAGATGCAGCTGGCGTTTGCGGCCGTTAATGTGTGGAGGAAAAACCTGCAG